Proteins encoded together in one Pseudomonas sp. ADAK13 window:
- a CDS encoding GGDEF domain-containing protein has protein sequence MSRASAVRFSHFLPSLLLLLAGLSAAYVKDLNVFFTSLFNVLPTLVLLLGGSYCAVYRRQRELFLMITVYVIYFLLDTQTDYYRDNGRVREDAAVVFHLCCLLLPLLFGIYAVWQEKTHLFRDFVARCAVLLAVGSVALALEQSFPHALLNWLAEIRWPALHGRWMSLIQLSYPMFLIGFVTLAAQYWYQPRPLHAAQLVGLIGLFWMLPQTFILPFTLNIMCSQVMLMIAAGVAHEAYQMAFRDELTGLPGRRALNERMQRLGRNYVLAMGDVDHFKRFNDTHGHDVGDQVLRLVASKLSKVNGGGRAYRYGGEEFAVVFAGKTLDECLPHLEEIREIIANYDIKLRNPDRPHDDQQGRQRRAGSGASSVSVTVSIGVAERQAEQRTPEEVLKSADQALYSAKGAGRNCVVAAGQSRRGAVRMGGAAG, from the coding sequence TTGTCGCGCGCGTCCGCTGTACGTTTCAGTCATTTTTTACCTTCACTGCTATTACTGCTGGCGGGGCTCTCGGCTGCGTACGTGAAGGATCTCAATGTGTTCTTCACTTCACTGTTCAACGTACTGCCGACCCTGGTGTTGCTGCTGGGCGGCTCGTACTGCGCGGTCTACCGTCGCCAGCGCGAGCTGTTCCTGATGATCACGGTGTACGTCATCTATTTCCTGCTGGACACCCAGACCGATTACTACCGTGACAATGGCCGGGTCCGGGAAGACGCGGCGGTGGTCTTCCATCTGTGCTGCCTGTTGCTGCCACTGCTGTTCGGCATCTATGCGGTGTGGCAGGAAAAAACCCACCTGTTTCGCGACTTCGTCGCACGTTGCGCGGTGTTGCTCGCGGTCGGCAGCGTGGCACTGGCCCTTGAGCAAAGTTTCCCCCACGCCTTGTTGAACTGGTTGGCCGAGATTCGCTGGCCCGCCTTGCATGGCCGCTGGATGAGCCTGATCCAGTTGTCCTACCCGATGTTCCTGATTGGTTTTGTCACCCTGGCCGCGCAGTACTGGTACCAGCCAAGGCCGCTGCACGCCGCGCAACTGGTGGGCTTGATCGGGTTGTTCTGGATGTTGCCGCAGACTTTCATCCTGCCGTTCACGCTGAATATCATGTGCAGCCAGGTGATGCTGATGATTGCCGCCGGGGTGGCGCACGAGGCGTATCAAATGGCCTTCCGTGACGAGCTGACCGGGCTGCCGGGGCGCCGCGCGCTCAATGAGCGTATGCAGCGCCTGGGGCGCAACTATGTGCTGGCCATGGGCGACGTCGATCACTTCAAACGCTTCAACGACACCCATGGCCACGACGTGGGCGACCAGGTATTGCGCCTGGTGGCCAGCAAGCTGTCGAAGGTCAACGGCGGCGGCCGCGCCTACCGGTATGGCGGTGAAGAGTTTGCGGTGGTGTTCGCCGGCAAGACCCTTGATGAATGCCTGCCGCACTTGGAAGAGATTCGCGAAATCATCGCCAACTACGACATCAAGCTGCGTAACCCGGACCGTCCCCACGACGACCAGCAGGGTCGCCAGCGTCGTGCTGGCAGTGGCGCGTCGAGCGTGTCGGTGACCGTCAGCATCGGCGTGGCCGAGCGCCAGGCTGAGCAGCGTACGCCCGAAGAAGTGCTCAAATCCG